One Lysinibacillus fusiformis genomic window carries:
- the pyrH gene encoding UMP kinase, which yields MSVPQYKRVVIKLSGEALAGEAGFGLSPKIIKSVAEEVKEVVDLDVEVAVVVGGGNIWRGKIGSEMGMDRAAADYMGMLATVMNSLALQDALEKLGIETRVQSSIVMTQVAEPYIRRKAVRHLEKKRVVIFAAGTGNPFFSTDTTAALRAAEIDADAILMAKNNVDGVYSADPKVDATAVKYDTLTYLDVIQQGLQVMDSTASTLCMDNDIPLIVFSITESGNIKRAVQGEKIGTVVRRNA from the coding sequence ATGAGTGTGCCACAATATAAACGAGTAGTCATTAAATTAAGTGGTGAAGCGTTAGCGGGTGAAGCTGGCTTCGGTTTATCACCAAAAATTATCAAGTCTGTTGCAGAAGAAGTAAAAGAAGTAGTAGATCTTGATGTAGAAGTTGCTGTTGTTGTAGGTGGCGGTAACATATGGCGTGGAAAAATCGGTAGCGAGATGGGAATGGATCGTGCGGCAGCTGACTATATGGGCATGCTGGCAACGGTTATGAACTCATTAGCATTACAAGATGCTCTTGAAAAATTAGGCATTGAAACACGTGTGCAATCTTCTATCGTGATGACACAAGTAGCAGAGCCATATATTCGTCGTAAAGCAGTTCGTCATTTAGAGAAAAAACGAGTAGTTATTTTCGCTGCAGGTACGGGTAACCCATTCTTCTCTACAGATACAACTGCAGCTTTACGAGCAGCAGAAATTGACGCAGATGCGATTTTAATGGCAAAAAATAATGTAGATGGTGTCTACTCGGCAGATCCAAAGGTAGACGCTACTGCCGTTAAATATGATACACTCACATACTTAGACGTTATTCAACAAGGTTTACAAGTAATGGACTCAACAGCTTCTACTTTATGTATGGATAACGATATTCCGTTAATTGTCTTCTCAATTACGGAGTCCGGTAACATTAAGCGTGCCGTGCAAGGCGAGAAAATTGGAACAGTTGTTAGGAGGAATGCATAA
- a CDS encoding FliA/WhiG family RNA polymerase sigma factor gives MTQPNLNEEKKLWSRWINDRDPDAGDLLIKKYISLVSYHVQRIGAGLPKSVSRDDLTSLGMLGLFDALNKFDINRDLKFDTYASFRVRGAIIDGLRKEDWLPRSAREKAKKLDTQIEQLEQRYMRHVTPEELANHMELPVEEVYQTVQEHFFSNVLSINEQQDQEETEGKAFIIRDDTTKTPEQVIIKSELLGDLTTNIQKLNDKEQLVLSLFYTEELTLTEIGEMLELSTSRISQIHSKALLKLRKLLSNEMLNV, from the coding sequence ATGACACAACCAAATCTGAACGAAGAAAAAAAGCTGTGGAGTCGCTGGATCAACGACCGTGATCCAGATGCGGGTGATTTACTTATAAAAAAATATATATCTCTTGTTTCTTACCATGTACAACGAATTGGTGCAGGTTTACCGAAGAGTGTATCAAGAGACGATTTAACAAGTTTAGGCATGTTAGGTCTTTTTGATGCATTAAATAAATTTGATATTAATCGAGACTTGAAATTTGATACATATGCTTCATTTAGAGTAAGAGGGGCGATTATCGATGGCTTACGTAAGGAAGATTGGTTGCCGCGTTCTGCACGAGAAAAGGCTAAAAAATTGGATACTCAGATAGAACAGTTAGAACAGAGGTATATGCGTCATGTAACACCTGAGGAGCTCGCCAATCATATGGAATTACCAGTAGAGGAAGTTTACCAAACTGTACAAGAGCATTTCTTTTCAAATGTATTATCTATTAATGAGCAACAAGATCAGGAAGAAACAGAGGGAAAGGCGTTTATCATCCGTGATGATACGACGAAGACCCCGGAGCAGGTTATTATAAAATCAGAATTATTGGGTGACTTAACCACCAATATACAAAAGCTAAATGATAAAGAACAGCTTGTGCTTAGTTTATTTTATACTGAGGAACTAACGTTGACAGAGATTGGTGAAATGTTGGAATTGTCAACATCACGTATTTCACAGATTCACTCGAAGGCATTATTAAAGCTACGAAAGTTGCTGTCGAATGAGATGTTAAATGTGTAA
- the frr gene encoding ribosome recycling factor, which yields MAKQVLEQAKEKMNKTIAAFSRELASIRAGRANASLLDRITVEYYGAPTPINQLAGVAVPEARLLVITPYDKTVLGEIEKAIMKSDIGITPTNDGTVIRLMIPALTEERRKDLVKQVKKEAEDAKIAVRNVRRDANDDLKKLEKAGEITEDDLRGYGEDIQKLTDDYIVKVDQVTKEKEKEILDV from the coding sequence ATGGCTAAACAAGTTTTAGAACAAGCTAAAGAAAAAATGAACAAAACAATCGCTGCTTTTTCACGTGAATTGGCTTCAATTCGTGCAGGTCGTGCAAACGCATCACTACTAGATCGTATTACTGTAGAATACTATGGAGCGCCAACACCGATTAATCAACTTGCAGGTGTAGCTGTGCCAGAAGCACGACTATTAGTCATTACACCTTACGATAAAACCGTATTAGGTGAGATTGAAAAAGCGATTATGAAATCTGATATTGGGATTACACCAACAAACGATGGAACAGTTATTCGTTTAATGATTCCTGCTTTAACGGAAGAACGCCGTAAAGACCTTGTAAAGCAAGTGAAAAAAGAAGCAGAGGATGCGAAAATTGCTGTCCGTAACGTACGTCGGGATGCTAATGACGATTTAAAAAAACTTGAAAAAGCTGGCGAAATCACAGAAGATGATCTACGTGGCTACGGTGAGGATATTCAAAAATTAACGGATGATTACATCGTAAAAGTAGATCAGGTAACGAAAGAAAAAGAAAAAGAAATTCTAGATGTGTAA
- the rpsB gene encoding 30S ribosomal protein S2, which yields MSVISMKQLLEAGVHFGHQTRRWNPKMKKYIFVERNGIYIIDLQKTVKKLEEAYDFMRQVGQDGGKVLFVGTKKQAQEAIKDEAERSGNYYINQRWLGGTLTNFGTIQKRVARMKAIEKMEEEGTFEVLPKKEVIQLKKEHERLVKFLGGIRDMHNLPDVMFVVDPRKERIAVAEARKLNIPLVGIVDTNCDPDEIDYVIPANDDAIRAVKLLTAKMADALIESKQGEEEAPVVEAAAE from the coding sequence ATGTCAGTAATTTCTATGAAACAATTACTTGAAGCTGGTGTACATTTCGGTCACCAAACTCGTCGTTGGAACCCAAAAATGAAGAAATATATCTTCGTTGAACGTAACGGGATCTACATCATCGACTTACAAAAAACTGTTAAAAAATTAGAGGAAGCTTATGACTTCATGCGTCAAGTTGGTCAAGACGGTGGTAAAGTTCTTTTCGTTGGTACGAAAAAACAAGCACAAGAAGCGATCAAAGACGAAGCTGAACGTTCTGGCAACTACTACATTAACCAACGTTGGTTAGGTGGTACTCTTACTAACTTCGGTACAATTCAAAAACGTGTTGCACGTATGAAAGCTATCGAAAAAATGGAAGAAGAAGGAACTTTTGAAGTTCTTCCTAAAAAAGAAGTAATCCAACTTAAAAAAGAACACGAACGTCTAGTTAAATTCTTAGGCGGTATCCGTGATATGCACAATCTTCCAGACGTTATGTTCGTGGTTGACCCACGTAAAGAGCGTATCGCTGTTGCTGAAGCTCGTAAATTAAACATCCCTCTAGTAGGTATTGTTGATACTAACTGTGATCCAGATGAAATCGACTACGTAATCCCTGCTAATGATGATGCTATTCGTGCTGTTAAACTTTTAACTGCTAAAATGGCAGACGCTTTAATCGAGTCAAAACAAGGTGAAGAAGAAGCTCCAGTTGTAGAAGCTGCTGCTGAGTAA
- the tsf gene encoding translation elongation factor Ts — protein sequence MANITAQLVKELREKTGAGMMDCKKALVQTEGDLEAAIDFLREKGLSSAAKKSDRIAAEGTTYILAQGNEAILIEVNAETDFVAKNDKFVVLVEQLAAQLLAAKPESVEAALELENAEGVKIADQISTAVATIGEKISLRRFEIKTKTDADAFGSYLHMGGRIGVLVTLEGSTDEAAAKDVAMHIAAINPTYVSREEVSAEEVERERKVLTEQALNEGKPENIVAKMVEGRLGKYFEDVCLLDQSFVKNSDQKVRDFVASTGGNVTGFVRYSVGEGIEKREDNFAEEVMNQVKGN from the coding sequence ATGGCAAACATTACTGCACAATTAGTAAAAGAATTACGCGAAAAAACTGGCGCTGGTATGATGGACTGTAAAAAAGCGTTAGTACAAACTGAAGGTGACTTAGAAGCTGCAATCGACTTCTTACGTGAGAAAGGTCTTTCATCAGCTGCTAAAAAATCTGATCGTATCGCTGCTGAAGGTACAACTTACATCTTAGCTCAAGGTAATGAAGCGATCTTAATTGAAGTAAACGCTGAAACTGACTTCGTAGCTAAAAACGATAAATTCGTAGTATTAGTTGAACAACTTGCTGCACAATTATTAGCTGCTAAACCAGAATCTGTTGAAGCTGCTCTTGAGCTTGAAAACGCTGAAGGCGTAAAAATCGCTGACCAAATTTCGACTGCTGTTGCAACAATCGGTGAAAAAATTAGCCTACGTCGTTTTGAAATTAAAACAAAAACTGATGCAGATGCATTCGGTTCTTACCTACACATGGGTGGACGTATCGGTGTATTAGTAACTTTAGAAGGCTCTACTGATGAAGCTGCTGCAAAAGATGTAGCTATGCACATCGCTGCAATTAACCCAACGTACGTTTCTCGTGAAGAAGTTTCTGCTGAAGAAGTTGAACGTGAGCGTAAAGTGTTAACTGAACAAGCACTTAACGAAGGTAAACCAGAAAACATCGTAGCGAAAATGGTTGAAGGTCGTCTTGGTAAATACTTCGAAGACGTTTGCTTACTTGACCAATCATTCGTTAAAAACTCTGACCAAAAAGTACGTGATTTCGTTGCTTCAACTGGTGGTAATGTAACAGGTTTCGTTCGTTACTCTGTAGGTGAAGGTATCGAGAAACGTGAAGATAACTTTGCTGAAGAAGTAATGAACCAAGTTAAAGGTAACTAA
- the dxr gene encoding 1-deoxy-D-xylulose-5-phosphate reductoisomerase yields the protein MKKISLLGATGSIGWQTYDILKEQRDVFHLVAFSSGRNMEKTREMIETLQPELVSVQLEEDALALTKAYPNVHFTFGAKGLVEVATHPDSTVLVNAVLGSVGLESTLAAIRMGKTIAIANKETLVTAGHLVMAEAKKYNAPILPVDSEHSAIFQSMNGENRKNIERLIITASGGSFRDKSRDELKHVTVADALNHPNWSMGAKITIDSATMMNKGLEVIEAHVLFDMPYDKIDVILHRESIIHSLVEYHDTSVIAQLGTPDMRVPIQYALSYPDRMPLHNGQRLNLAQIGQLHFKDMDFDRYPALRLAYEAGRTGGTILTAMNAANEAAVAAFLQGKITFLEIDETIERVMQAHHNILVPDLQTILHVDSETRKIVLDMVK from the coding sequence GTGAAAAAAATTAGTTTATTGGGTGCAACTGGTTCTATCGGTTGGCAGACCTATGATATTTTAAAAGAACAACGTGATGTATTTCACCTTGTGGCGTTTTCTTCAGGGAGAAACATGGAAAAAACACGTGAGATGATTGAGACATTGCAGCCTGAGCTTGTATCGGTTCAGCTTGAGGAGGATGCACTTGCGCTCACAAAGGCTTATCCAAATGTGCACTTTACATTTGGTGCAAAAGGACTTGTAGAGGTTGCTACACATCCTGATTCAACCGTTCTAGTCAATGCAGTGCTTGGTAGTGTTGGATTAGAATCAACGCTTGCTGCAATTCGGATGGGTAAAACGATTGCCATTGCTAACAAGGAAACGCTTGTAACAGCAGGGCACTTGGTGATGGCAGAGGCCAAGAAATACAACGCACCAATTTTACCAGTCGATAGTGAGCATTCAGCCATTTTCCAATCAATGAATGGCGAGAATCGAAAAAATATCGAGCGCTTAATTATTACAGCATCTGGTGGTAGTTTCCGTGACAAATCACGTGATGAATTAAAACATGTAACAGTAGCTGATGCACTAAATCACCCGAATTGGTCAATGGGTGCGAAAATTACGATAGATTCGGCAACAATGATGAATAAGGGGCTAGAAGTCATCGAAGCACATGTCTTATTTGATATGCCATATGATAAAATTGATGTAATTTTGCATAGAGAAAGTATTATTCACTCCTTAGTTGAGTATCATGATACTAGTGTCATTGCACAGCTAGGTACACCGGACATGCGTGTACCCATTCAATATGCACTAAGCTACCCAGATCGTATGCCGTTGCATAATGGTCAACGACTTAATTTAGCGCAAATCGGTCAGTTACATTTTAAAGACATGGACTTTGACCGTTATCCAGCATTGCGACTTGCATATGAGGCCGGTCGTACAGGTGGTACAATTTTAACAGCGATGAATGCAGCGAATGAAGCGGCAGTTGCGGCGTTTTTACAAGGGAAAATAACATTCCTTGAAATTGATGAAACCATTGAGCGTGTCATGCAAGCACATCACAATATTTTAGTGCCAGATTTGCAAACAATTTTACATGTGGACAGTGAGACAAGAAAAATAGTATTAGACATGGTAAAATAA
- a CDS encoding chemotaxis protein CheD: MINSSGQVIKVGIAQMDVAKLPNTIRTSGLGSCVGVILYDESKKIAGLIHVMLPDSSLGRSETINVAKFADTGILGMIDLLKLEGVQKFKLKAKIAGGAQMFQFSSDKDSMRIGPRNVEAVKSELKRQGIPLIAEDTGGNSGRTIEFNPATSTLHIRTVNQGVSEI; encoded by the coding sequence ATGATAAATAGTAGTGGACAAGTAATAAAAGTTGGAATTGCACAAATGGATGTAGCAAAACTACCAAATACGATAAGAACTTCAGGACTTGGTTCTTGTGTGGGTGTTATTTTATACGATGAGTCAAAAAAAATTGCTGGTTTAATACATGTGATGCTACCAGATTCTAGCTTGGGTAGATCAGAGACGATTAATGTGGCGAAATTTGCTGATACTGGAATTTTGGGCATGATTGACTTATTGAAGCTAGAGGGTGTTCAAAAGTTCAAGTTAAAGGCTAAAATCGCGGGTGGTGCGCAGATGTTTCAATTCTCTTCGGACAAGGATTCAATGCGCATCGGTCCACGTAATGTAGAAGCTGTGAAGAGTGAATTGAAGCGTCAAGGAATTCCTTTAATTGCTGAAGATACTGGTGGTAATAGCGGTAGAACGATTGAATTTAATCCTGCGACTTCGACATTACATATCCGAACGGTTAACCAAGGAGTGAGCGAAATATAA
- a CDS encoding chemotaxis protein CheC, with amino-acid sequence MTFNQKITSLHLDVLKEIGNIGAAHAATALSNLLGKKIDMRVPKVEMVSFNDMMELAGGSENVVVGIFLRIEGDAEGSMFFILPIEQANRFIRRLIYDESFDFKKPPVSELGLSAMQEMGNILSGSYLSALSDFTNLKIYPTVPGLSVDMFGAIISIGLIELSHVSDNVIVINTSIFEDGVEDHETVRGHFFLLPDPDSFDAIFKALGVS; translated from the coding sequence ATGACATTTAATCAAAAGATTACATCACTACATTTAGATGTATTAAAGGAAATTGGAAATATTGGTGCTGCGCATGCTGCGACAGCACTTTCCAACTTACTTGGTAAAAAAATCGACATGCGTGTGCCAAAAGTTGAGATGGTATCGTTTAATGACATGATGGAACTCGCTGGAGGGTCTGAAAACGTCGTTGTTGGGATTTTTTTACGCATCGAGGGTGATGCTGAAGGAAGTATGTTTTTTATCCTTCCTATCGAGCAGGCTAATCGCTTTATCCGACGGCTAATATATGATGAATCGTTCGACTTTAAAAAACCACCTGTTTCAGAATTAGGTTTATCGGCCATGCAGGAAATGGGTAATATTTTATCGGGTTCATATTTATCGGCATTGTCAGACTTTACAAATTTAAAAATTTATCCAACTGTGCCAGGGCTAAGTGTCGACATGTTTGGTGCAATCATCAGTATTGGCTTAATTGAATTATCGCATGTCAGTGATAATGTTATCGTAATAAATACATCCATTTTTGAAGACGGGGTAGAGGATCATGAAACTGTAAGAGGACATTTCTTCTTACTACCAGATCCAGATTCATTTGATGCTATTTTTAAAGCATTAGGAGTATCATAA
- a CDS encoding RNA polymerase subunit sigma gives MSLKGVELQIAIPKTFEAGKMADQAQQQTLAQQAHANEALKKELERKQKVVNTSEGMVEISEEEEAGGEYIKGTRKKKKNSTEIPEKQAQHPFKGNFVDFSG, from the coding sequence ATGAGTTTAAAAGGTGTCGAATTACAAATAGCTATTCCGAAAACATTTGAAGCGGGTAAAATGGCAGATCAGGCACAACAACAAACTTTGGCTCAGCAAGCACATGCAAATGAGGCGCTAAAAAAAGAATTAGAGCGTAAGCAGAAAGTTGTGAATACTTCAGAGGGTATGGTTGAGATTAGTGAAGAGGAAGAAGCGGGAGGAGAGTACATAAAAGGTACTCGTAAAAAGAAAAAGAATAGTACCGAAATACCAGAAAAACAGGCCCAACACCCGTTTAAAGGGAATTTCGTGGACTTTAGTGGATAG
- a CDS encoding chemotaxis protein CheW, with translation MTNAVEQENIKVIVFQLADKEYAIPVSHVQGIEKLMHITRVPKTANYVKGVINLRGVVTPIVDLRERFELPISEHEETTRIIIISLEDMEVGFVVDSANDVIDIPANSIEPQPEVVGSLEEEFISGVAKIDKRLLILLHLEKVLNPLK, from the coding sequence ATGACAAACGCAGTTGAACAAGAAAATATTAAAGTGATCGTCTTCCAATTAGCAGATAAGGAATATGCCATTCCAGTATCACACGTTCAAGGAATAGAGAAGTTAATGCATATTACACGCGTGCCTAAAACGGCGAATTATGTGAAAGGTGTTATTAACCTACGTGGTGTTGTAACACCAATTGTGGATTTACGTGAACGCTTTGAGTTACCAATCTCTGAACATGAAGAAACAACTCGTATTATTATTATTTCATTAGAGGATATGGAAGTCGGTTTCGTAGTAGATTCGGCAAACGATGTGATAGACATTCCAGCAAATTCAATTGAACCACAACCAGAAGTAGTTGGTTCACTTGAAGAAGAGTTTATTTCAGGTGTGGCAAAAATAGACAAACGATTATTGATTTTATTGCATTTAGAGAAAGTATTAAATCCACTAAAGTAG
- a CDS encoding phosphatidate cytidylyltransferase: MKQRIITAIIAAALFIPFVIYGEVPFTLLVLAMAVVGFYEILKMKGISIFSVPGFIGLLTLIMLVIPKDWASEVEQAIGYSSVLMVVYGLMMLLLIYVVLVKNKITFDEIGFILLGAFYVGLGFHYLIETRNYGLEFVVYCLLVVWTTDSGAYFVGRKLGKNKLWPEISPKKTVEGFVGGIVIAVIFAIGMQAIYPFANGYVSLIFITIFASIIGQMGDLVESAIKRHFDVKDSGNILPGHGGILDRFDSLLFVVPLLHFLHLFGN, from the coding sequence TTGAAACAAAGAATCATCACAGCAATAATTGCAGCAGCACTTTTCATTCCATTTGTCATTTATGGAGAGGTGCCATTTACACTACTAGTGCTTGCAATGGCTGTTGTCGGCTTTTATGAAATACTAAAGATGAAAGGTATTTCAATTTTTTCAGTACCTGGATTTATAGGACTACTAACACTTATTATGCTGGTTATACCAAAGGACTGGGCAAGCGAGGTAGAACAAGCAATTGGTTATTCATCCGTATTAATGGTTGTTTATGGACTAATGATGTTACTGCTTATATATGTGGTGCTTGTGAAAAATAAAATTACATTTGATGAAATTGGCTTTATTTTATTAGGTGCATTTTATGTTGGTCTAGGATTCCATTATTTAATTGAGACACGTAATTACGGTCTAGAGTTTGTTGTATACTGCCTACTTGTTGTTTGGACGACAGACTCAGGAGCTTATTTTGTAGGAAGAAAATTAGGCAAAAATAAGCTTTGGCCTGAAATTTCACCAAAGAAAACAGTGGAAGGCTTTGTAGGTGGGATTGTCATTGCTGTCATCTTCGCTATTGGCATGCAAGCGATTTATCCATTTGCAAATGGTTATGTTTCACTGATCTTCATTACAATTTTTGCTTCAATTATTGGGCAAATGGGTGATTTAGTAGAGTCCGCTATCAAACGTCATTTCGACGTAAAAGATTCAGGCAATATTCTACCAGGGCATGGCGGCATTCTAGACCGCTTCGATAGTCTGTTATTCGTCGTGCCTTTGCTACATTTTTTACATCTTTTCGGTAACTAG
- a CDS encoding isoprenyl transferase, with protein sequence MFKKLLGKQVNINTLSLEERVALSKSEPIPAHVAIIMDGNGRWAKKRAMPRVAGHHEGMKTVRKITRFASDLGIQVLTVYAFSTENWKRPKPEVDFLMRLPVEFLGSFLPEMMERNVRVEMIGDPSLLPAHTQKALYEAMEETKHNTGLILNFALNYGSRSEMVSAMKTMLQKVQDGQLTMQDINEECMTSHLMTAHLPEPDLLIRTSGEVRLSNFMLWQLAYTEFWFTDTLWPDFSEENLLEAVENYQKRNRRYGGLKGEETT encoded by the coding sequence ATGTTTAAGAAGCTATTAGGTAAACAAGTAAATATTAATACACTATCATTGGAGGAACGAGTTGCCCTTTCTAAAAGCGAGCCAATTCCTGCCCATGTAGCGATTATTATGGACGGAAATGGACGTTGGGCAAAGAAACGTGCAATGCCACGTGTTGCTGGGCACCATGAAGGTATGAAGACGGTACGAAAAATAACGAGATTTGCGTCAGATCTTGGTATTCAAGTATTAACGGTCTATGCGTTTTCTACAGAGAATTGGAAACGACCAAAACCAGAGGTCGATTTTCTTATGCGTCTACCTGTGGAATTTTTAGGATCTTTTTTACCGGAAATGATGGAACGCAATGTACGAGTTGAAATGATTGGTGACCCTTCTTTATTGCCAGCCCATACGCAAAAAGCACTGTATGAGGCAATGGAGGAGACAAAGCATAATACGGGACTAATTTTAAACTTTGCCTTGAATTATGGGAGTCGTTCAGAAATGGTCAGCGCTATGAAAACGATGCTTCAAAAGGTGCAGGATGGTCAATTAACGATGCAAGACATTAATGAGGAATGTATGACATCTCATTTAATGACAGCCCATTTACCAGAGCCAGACTTATTAATTCGTACTAGTGGTGAAGTACGATTAAGTAACTTTATGTTATGGCAACTCGCCTATACGGAATTTTGGTTTACAGATACATTGTGGCCAGATTTTAGTGAGGAAAACTTACTCGAAGCGGTGGAAAACTATCAGAAACGTAATCGCCGTTACGGTGGGTTGAAGGGAGAAGAAACAACTTGA
- a CDS encoding chemotaxis protein CheA, which translates to MEVNQYLEMFIEESKEHLQACSEHLLELEKNPDDLAIVGEIFRSAHTLKGMSATMGFEDLADLTHKMENVLDAIRNEKIHVTPEILDVVFESVDHLEEMVMDIANGGDGKRDVSSTVAQLKRIESGEEAIPEIVATTSETPSEASVLEYDGFEQTVITQSTEQGFNAFEISVRLREDCLLKAARVFMVFEILEKDGDVIKSSPTVERLEDEQFDQQFYVAFVTKESAEDMQKKLMKVSEVEEVNVATIDHGKFSEKEYEVHNEVAATAMLEEVATPAPTPVPAKSATPAKAEKSHAPVGNKTIRVNIERLDILMNLFEELVIDRGRLQSIATEVNHTELNETVERMSRVMGDLQTIILTMRMVPVETVFNRFPKMIRQLSRDLNKKINLEIIGAETELDRTVIDEIGDPLVHLIRNSVDHGIENPTARRAKGKPEEGTVELRAYHSGNYVFIEIEDDGAGINREKVLAKAIAKGVVTQEQSFLMSDKQINELILASGFSTADVISDVSGRGVGLDVVKTTIESLGGNISIESTQDVGSIFSIQLPLTLSIISVMLVEIEKEIYAIPLSSIIETSIIRSSDIMNAHNQKVIDFRGKVVPLVFLEEIFEVPRKELQDDEFHSVVIVRKGEKLAGLVVDSFIGQQEIVLKSLGNYLTNIFAISGATILGNGKVALIVDCNALIK; encoded by the coding sequence ATGGAAGTCAATCAATATTTAGAGATGTTTATCGAAGAAAGTAAAGAGCATTTACAAGCTTGTAGTGAACATTTATTAGAATTAGAAAAAAACCCAGATGATTTGGCTATTGTTGGGGAAATTTTCCGTTCTGCTCATACATTAAAAGGTATGTCAGCGACAATGGGTTTCGAAGATTTAGCAGATTTAACGCATAAAATGGAAAATGTATTAGATGCAATCCGAAATGAAAAAATTCATGTAACACCAGAAATTTTAGATGTTGTATTTGAATCTGTAGACCATTTAGAGGAAATGGTCATGGATATTGCAAACGGTGGAGATGGAAAACGAGATGTTTCTTCAACCGTAGCCCAATTAAAGCGTATTGAATCTGGAGAGGAAGCGATACCGGAAATTGTTGCAACAACAAGTGAGACGCCATCTGAAGCATCTGTATTAGAATATGATGGTTTTGAACAAACGGTTATTACTCAATCTACTGAACAAGGATTTAATGCTTTTGAAATTTCGGTACGCCTTCGTGAAGACTGTCTATTAAAGGCGGCACGAGTATTTATGGTGTTTGAGATTTTAGAAAAAGACGGAGATGTCATTAAATCTTCTCCAACAGTAGAGAGGCTTGAAGACGAACAGTTCGATCAACAATTTTATGTGGCCTTCGTAACAAAAGAATCTGCTGAAGATATGCAGAAAAAGTTAATGAAAGTTTCCGAGGTGGAAGAAGTAAATGTCGCAACAATCGATCATGGGAAATTCAGCGAAAAAGAGTATGAGGTACACAATGAAGTAGCAGCGACAGCAATGCTAGAAGAGGTAGCAACTCCAGCACCTACACCTGTACCAGCAAAATCAGCTACTCCTGCTAAAGCAGAAAAAAGTCATGCACCTGTTGGGAATAAAACAATTCGTGTTAATATCGAACGTCTAGATATATTAATGAACTTATTCGAGGAACTTGTCATTGATCGTGGACGTCTACAATCAATTGCGACTGAAGTAAATCATACAGAGCTAAATGAAACGGTAGAGCGTATGAGCCGTGTAATGGGTGATTTACAGACGATTATTTTAACGATGCGGATGGTTCCTGTTGAAACAGTGTTCAATCGTTTCCCAAAAATGATTCGTCAGCTATCGCGTGACTTAAACAAAAAAATTAATCTTGAAATTATTGGTGCTGAAACTGAACTGGACCGTACTGTAATTGATGAAATCGGGGATCCACTTGTTCACTTAATCCGTAATTCTGTCGATCACGGTATTGAAAATCCAACAGCTCGCCGTGCTAAGGGTAAGCCAGAGGAAGGAACAGTTGAATTACGTGCTTATCATAGTGGTAACTATGTCTTCATCGAGATTGAGGATGATGGAGCAGGCATTAATCGTGAAAAAGTACTAGCAAAAGCGATTGCAAAAGGTGTTGTCACACAAGAACAATCGTTCTTAATGTCGGATAAACAAATCAATGAACTAATTCTAGCTTCGGGCTTCTCGACAGCAGATGTCATTTCTGACGTATCAGGTCGTGGTGTTGGTTTAGATGTTGTTAAAACGACCATTGAATCATTAGGCGGAAATATTTCGATTGAATCTACGCAAGATGTAGGCTCTATTTTCTCTATTCAATTACCTTTAACATTATCAATTATCTCCGTCATGCTAGTAGAAATCGAAAAAGAGATTTATGCAATTCCGTTATCATCGATTATTGAAACATCTATTATCCGTTCATCAGATATTATGAATGCGCATAACCAAAAAGTAATCGATTTCCGTGGCAAAGTTGTCCCACTTGTATTCTTGGAGGAAATCTTTGAGGTACCTCGTAAAGAGCTACAAGATGATGAGTTCCATTCAGTAGTCATAGTTCGTAAAGGTGAAAAACTTGCTGGTTTAGTTGTAGATTCATTCATTGGCCAACAAGAAATTGTACTGAAATCATTAGGAAATTACTTAACAAATATCTTTGCAATTTCGGGTGCCACAATTTTAGGAAATGGTAAAGTGGCCTTAATTGTGGACTGCAACGCACTTATTAAATAA